Proteins encoded in a region of the Deltaproteobacteria bacterium genome:
- a CDS encoding HigA family addiction module antidote protein, with amino-acid sequence MLPKKRPPTHPGEMLLKEFLEPMGVSQTQFAIHLGWTFAKLNEIIRAKRGVTTESALSFGEALGTGPEFWLNLQRDWDLWHGLQNHRPVKRLKVAA; translated from the coding sequence ATGTTACCCAAAAAAAGACCCCCCACTCATCCGGGGGAAATGTTGCTGAAGGAATTTTTAGAACCCATGGGGGTAAGCCAAACCCAATTTGCTATTCATCTTGGATGGACTTTTGCCAAGCTTAATGAAATCATCCGTGCTAAACGAGGGGTGACCACCGAATCTGCTTTATCCTTTGGAGAGGCTTTGGGGACCGGGCCCGAATTTTGGTTGAATCTTCAGAGAGATTGGGATTTGTGGCATGGTTTACAAAATCATCGTCCGGTTAAACGATTAAAAGTAGCTGCTTAA
- a CDS encoding type II toxin-antitoxin system RelE/ParE family toxin yields the protein MISNFASSLVADIYEGVKNKTTRKISAGLHAKIRRLLDQLNAAPSLEFMRVLPGNRLEKLSGNLKSYWSVRINDQWRLIFRWHGEDAFDVNIVDYH from the coding sequence ATGATTAGTAACTTTGCCAGTAGCTTGGTGGCGGATATTTATGAGGGGGTAAAAAATAAAACTACCCGAAAAATTTCTGCCGGGCTTCACGCAAAGATTCGGCGCTTATTGGATCAATTGAATGCAGCTCCGTCACTTGAGTTTATGCGTGTACTACCGGGGAATCGTTTGGAAAAACTTTCAGGTAATTTGAAGAGTTATTGGAGTGTACGCATTAATGATCAATGGCGTCTCATCTTTCGCTGGCACGGAGAAGATGCCTTTGATGTGAATATAGTGGACTATCACTAA
- a CDS encoding HNH endonuclease, producing the protein MTLSARVLVLNKNFIPIETTSVRRAFLMLYQDVAKVVDEEYRTYDFHSWAELSVEAHHRSLGLVNRLIRLPRVILLNAFDRLPQKTVRFSRLNIFLRDQHSCQYCGRRLAREQLNLDHVIPRSKGGQSNWENVVCSCIPCNYKKGSRSVSAAGMSLIRKPVRPRWSFLSEVPRHNLLDWKPFLNIVDYSYWNLEIES; encoded by the coding sequence ATGACACTCTCCGCACGCGTCTTGGTTCTCAATAAAAACTTTATCCCGATCGAAACCACATCGGTGCGGCGTGCTTTTCTCATGTTGTACCAAGATGTGGCGAAGGTGGTGGATGAAGAATACCGCACCTACGATTTTCATTCCTGGGCCGAGTTGTCGGTGGAGGCGCACCATCGGTCGCTGGGCCTTGTCAATCGGCTGATTCGCCTTCCCCGAGTCATTCTGCTGAATGCGTTTGATCGCTTGCCCCAAAAAACGGTTCGCTTTTCGCGATTGAATATTTTTTTGAGAGATCAACACAGCTGCCAATATTGCGGCAGGCGACTCGCACGCGAACAGCTTAATTTGGACCATGTGATTCCACGCTCCAAAGGGGGGCAAAGCAATTGGGAGAACGTGGTGTGTAGCTGCATTCCTTGCAACTACAAAAAAGGCAGTCGCAGTGTGAGCGCTGCGGGCATGAGTTTGATTCGTAAACCTGTTCGTCCGCGCTGGTCTTTCTTAAGCGAAGTGCCTCGGCATAATTTGCTCGATTGGAAGCCTTTTTTAAATATTGTGGATTATAGTTATTGGAATTTGGAAATTGAATCGTAA
- the polX gene encoding DNA polymerase/3'-5' exonuclease PolX: MPIHNQEVADIFNEVAELLAIQKANPFRIRAYQKAANVLGNLPSSVAEMLKAGADLTELPGIGEDLAGKIKEIVGTGHLKKLEELRKITPPEITQLLKIPSLGPRRVQKLYQELHIQNVEDLRKAIEEKRLQALAGFGEKTEKNILEELKRSSKNEKRFLWYRAAQIIEPLLAYLRQDKKVDQLLVAGSFRRHKETVGDIDLLAMSRQAQEILDRFVNYEEVRQILSQGETRSSVVLRAGLQADLRVVAPESYGAALLYLTGSKAHNISLRKLAQAQHLKINEYGVFQGNRCLVSQSEEEIYQFFNLKFIPPELREDRGEIEAARSNNLPELIHLQDIRGDLHVHTQASDGQNTLEEMVHAAQEKGYEYVAITDHSKYVGITHGLDVKRLTQQIKAIDKLNAKLKGITVLKGIEVDILKEGSLALPHTILKELDLTVCSIHTHFNLSEEKQTERILRAIDNPYLKILGHPTGRLLEERRPYAVNLEKVMKAAQKRGAILELNAQPQRMDLEASCCQRAKELGLRVVISTDAHACNNFDFMSLGIAQARRGWLEKKDVINACSLTELRKILGC, translated from the coding sequence ATGCCGATTCACAATCAGGAAGTAGCAGATATTTTTAATGAAGTGGCTGAGCTTTTGGCCATTCAAAAAGCTAATCCCTTTCGGATTCGCGCCTATCAAAAGGCTGCCAATGTCCTGGGGAACCTTCCTTCCAGCGTAGCGGAGATGCTGAAAGCTGGGGCCGATTTGACGGAACTTCCGGGTATTGGTGAAGACCTGGCTGGAAAAATCAAGGAGATTGTTGGAACGGGACATTTGAAAAAGCTGGAAGAACTGAGAAAAATAACGCCTCCCGAAATTACGCAACTGCTCAAAATTCCTTCCCTGGGCCCCAGGCGGGTGCAAAAACTTTATCAGGAGCTTCACATTCAAAATGTGGAAGATCTCAGAAAAGCCATTGAAGAAAAGAGGCTTCAGGCCTTGGCTGGCTTTGGGGAAAAAACTGAAAAAAATATTTTAGAAGAATTAAAGCGGTCGTCCAAAAATGAAAAACGATTTCTCTGGTACAGGGCGGCCCAGATCATCGAGCCTTTGTTAGCCTATCTCCGACAAGATAAAAAAGTCGATCAACTCCTTGTGGCCGGCTCTTTTCGACGTCACAAAGAAACGGTGGGCGACATTGATCTTTTAGCAATGAGCAGGCAGGCACAAGAGATCCTCGATCGCTTTGTGAACTACGAAGAAGTGAGACAAATCCTTTCCCAGGGAGAAACCCGCTCCAGCGTTGTATTACGAGCCGGACTTCAAGCGGATCTGCGGGTGGTGGCGCCTGAAAGTTATGGGGCAGCTTTGCTGTATTTGACCGGGTCAAAAGCCCACAACATTTCACTTAGAAAATTGGCTCAGGCACAGCATCTGAAGATCAATGAATACGGAGTGTTTCAGGGAAATCGTTGTTTGGTCAGCCAAAGCGAGGAAGAAATTTATCAATTTTTCAATCTGAAATTTATTCCTCCAGAACTCCGGGAAGACCGTGGAGAAATTGAAGCGGCGCGCAGCAACAACCTTCCAGAATTAATTCATTTGCAGGATATCCGGGGAGACCTTCATGTTCATACTCAAGCCAGTGATGGTCAGAATACCCTGGAAGAAATGGTGCATGCAGCACAAGAGAAGGGGTATGAGTATGTGGCAATTACGGACCATTCCAAATATGTGGGCATCACTCATGGTTTGGATGTTAAGAGACTGACTCAGCAGATCAAAGCCATTGATAAGCTCAATGCGAAACTTAAGGGGATCACGGTCTTAAAAGGAATTGAGGTGGATATTTTAAAAGAGGGATCTCTGGCTTTACCCCACACAATTTTGAAAGAACTCGATCTGACGGTTTGTTCCATCCATACTCATTTTAATTTGTCCGAAGAAAAACAAACGGAGCGGATTTTACGCGCCATAGACAATCCTTACCTCAAGATTTTGGGCCATCCCACGGGCCGTCTTTTGGAAGAGAGAAGGCCTTATGCGGTGAATCTGGAAAAAGTAATGAAGGCTGCTCAAAAGCGGGGAGCTATTTTGGAACTCAATGCTCAACCTCAACGAATGGATTTGGAGGCCTCCTGTTGTCAACGAGCCAAAGAACTGGGTCTGCGGGTGGTCATTTCGACAGATGCTCACGCCTGCAATAATTTTGATTTTATGTCTTTGGGCATTGCCCAGGCAAGACGTGGCTGGCTTGAGAAGAAGGATGTGATCAATGCTTGCTCGTTGACGGAGTTGAGGAAGATTCTGGGCTGCTAG
- a CDS encoding RluA family pseudouridine synthase, protein MTCREITVENLDKPLRADVYLSACDLKLSRSQIHKLADEGHISLNDISIKAAHKVQQGDRLKIEIPEAKSLEAQAENIPLEILYEDEDLAVVNKPQHLVVHAAAGHDSGTLVNALLFHLKNLSSIGGVLRPGIVHRLDKGTSGLMVVAKSNEAHQHLVRQFQERTVQKTYLALCYGHFKQREGKIESKLGRSTHNRKKISSKTKQGKEAKTLFKVLEQSAAMSFVEVKILTGRTHQIRAHFSEQGHPLVGDPLYGGKQWLSKLDETLRQKVGALDHQLLHAHQLKFTHPRQGRTLSFETEVPEDFRQVLIFSNFQNYFLTPHTNEPNLRSQPTLGWSALPE, encoded by the coding sequence ATGACCTGCCGTGAAATTACCGTTGAAAATCTAGACAAACCTCTTCGTGCAGATGTTTATCTTTCCGCCTGCGACTTAAAACTCAGTCGTTCGCAAATTCATAAATTGGCTGACGAAGGGCATATCTCTTTAAACGATATTTCCATCAAGGCTGCTCACAAAGTACAGCAGGGGGATCGGCTAAAAATAGAAATCCCCGAAGCAAAATCTCTGGAAGCCCAGGCGGAAAATATTCCTTTAGAAATTTTGTACGAAGACGAAGATCTGGCCGTCGTCAACAAACCTCAACATCTGGTCGTTCATGCTGCGGCGGGTCATGATTCAGGCACTTTGGTGAATGCCTTGTTGTTTCACCTGAAAAATCTTTCCAGCATCGGCGGAGTTTTACGCCCGGGCATTGTGCATCGTTTAGATAAAGGCACTTCGGGGCTGATGGTCGTGGCGAAGAGCAATGAAGCGCATCAGCACCTGGTGCGTCAATTTCAAGAGAGGACCGTGCAAAAAACCTATCTTGCCCTGTGTTATGGCCACTTCAAACAAAGGGAAGGAAAAATTGAAAGCAAACTGGGAAGAAGCACGCACAATAGAAAAAAAATCTCTTCCAAGACCAAACAGGGCAAGGAAGCCAAAACCCTCTTTAAAGTTTTGGAACAATCTGCAGCAATGAGTTTTGTGGAAGTAAAAATCCTCACCGGAAGAACCCATCAAATCCGCGCGCATTTTTCTGAACAAGGACATCCTTTGGTCGGCGACCCTCTGTATGGAGGAAAACAATGGCTATCTAAATTGGATGAAACCCTACGACAGAAAGTGGGGGCTTTAGATCACCAGCTTCTGCATGCCCATCAATTGAAATTTACCCATCCTCGTCAAGGGAGAACCTTAAGTTTTGAAACGGAAGTTCCGGAGGATTTTAGGCAAGTTTTAATATTTTCGAATTTCCAGAATTATTTTTTAACACCTCATACAAATGAACCAAATCTTCGCTCCCAGCCAACTCTCGGTTGGAGTGCATTGCCAGAGTAG
- a CDS encoding arsenate reductase ArsC, with amino-acid sequence MKNKVLFLCVANSARSQMAEGLARHFFADVLSVESAGSKPSKVNPFAIRVLQEIGIDISDQCSKSVDEIDAKSVDIVITLCAEEVCPIFLGKAERLHWPLPDPALVTGSQEEQLNAFRKTRDILKNNLYKIYRHSI; translated from the coding sequence ATGAAAAATAAAGTCCTCTTCCTCTGTGTGGCCAATTCCGCCCGAAGCCAAATGGCTGAAGGGTTGGCACGTCATTTTTTTGCAGATGTCTTATCTGTAGAAAGTGCGGGTTCCAAGCCTTCCAAAGTGAATCCATTCGCCATCCGTGTGCTTCAGGAAATCGGGATTGATATTTCAGATCAGTGTTCAAAGTCCGTCGATGAAATTGATGCAAAGAGTGTGGACATCGTGATTACTCTTTGTGCCGAAGAGGTCTGCCCAATATTTTTAGGCAAAGCTGAACGATTGCACTGGCCACTTCCAGATCCGGCATTGGTGACGGGTTCACAGGAAGAGCAATTGAATGCCTTCCGGAAGACTCGTGATATTCTCAAAAACAATCTTTACAAAATATACCGGCACTCGATATAG
- a CDS encoding phosphoribosyltransferase — MYFQNREQAAHLLAMKLDKYRGRHPLILAIPRGAVPMGRILSEELQGELDVVLVKKIGAPQNPEFALGAVDEQGQVYLNSYAKQLLPNGDFLLKEKNQQLELLRKRRKLYTPQRNSIDPKDRIVIVVDDGIATGATMLAALQLIRQRHPKKLIVATAVAPEDTFSRLQDFADEVFCLSVPEDFQAVGRFFKNFEQVSDDEVLACFA; from the coding sequence ATGTACTTTCAAAATCGTGAACAAGCTGCTCATTTACTGGCAATGAAATTGGATAAATACCGCGGAAGGCATCCCTTGATCCTGGCTATTCCTCGGGGGGCTGTTCCCATGGGAAGAATTTTATCCGAAGAGTTACAAGGAGAATTGGATGTCGTCTTGGTAAAAAAAATAGGAGCGCCCCAGAATCCTGAATTTGCTTTGGGAGCAGTGGATGAGCAAGGGCAGGTCTATCTGAATTCCTATGCAAAACAACTTTTGCCAAATGGAGATTTCCTCTTGAAGGAGAAAAATCAACAATTAGAACTTCTGCGTAAGCGAAGGAAGCTCTACACGCCTCAGAGAAATTCTATTGATCCCAAAGACAGGATTGTCATCGTAGTGGACGATGGCATCGCTACAGGCGCGACGATGCTTGCAGCACTTCAACTCATTCGCCAAAGGCATCCTAAAAAACTGATTGTTGCCACTGCGGTAGCACCCGAGGATACCTTTAGTCGTCTTCAGGATTTTGCAGATGAAGTATTCTGCCTATCTGTTCCTGAAGATTTTCAAGCGGTAGGGCGATTTTTTAAAAATTTTGAACAAGTATCGGACGACGAGGTCCTCGCCTGCTTCGCCTAG